A single region of the Nocardioides sp. W7 genome encodes:
- a CDS encoding DUF881 domain-containing protein encodes MTSEHPHAGPSRWRRVLRPWALGTPAVVLVCGGLFVVSYQNSEGTDLRPGRYTDLADLVRTESDQYERLEDRVADLTDEVTALSGSVNDRTVNRYRRQIERVEDPAGLVERSGEGVTVTLTDSPAELLEAATESGVRLSDYVVHQQDIQAVVNALWRGGAEAVTVQGKRIVSTTGIKCIGNSVTLQGQPYSPPYVISAVGDQGDLLTAVADDENLQTYRQQAEDPEIAIGWELELEDDLTAPAFDGLLDLSYAVPLE; translated from the coding sequence GTGACGTCCGAGCACCCGCATGCGGGTCCCTCCCGCTGGCGCCGAGTGCTGCGCCCGTGGGCGCTCGGCACGCCCGCGGTGGTCCTCGTCTGCGGGGGACTGTTCGTGGTCAGCTACCAGAACAGTGAGGGCACCGACCTGCGACCGGGCCGCTACACCGACCTCGCCGACCTGGTCCGCACCGAGTCCGACCAGTACGAGCGCCTCGAGGACCGGGTCGCCGACCTCACCGACGAGGTGACCGCGCTGTCGGGGTCGGTCAACGACCGCACCGTGAACCGCTACCGCCGGCAGATCGAGCGCGTCGAGGACCCCGCGGGCCTGGTCGAGCGCTCCGGGGAGGGGGTGACCGTCACCCTCACCGACTCACCCGCCGAGCTGCTCGAGGCGGCCACCGAGTCCGGGGTCCGGCTCAGCGACTACGTCGTCCACCAGCAGGACATCCAGGCCGTCGTCAACGCACTGTGGCGCGGCGGGGCGGAGGCCGTCACCGTGCAGGGCAAGCGGATCGTCTCCACGACCGGCATCAAGTGCATCGGCAACTCCGTCACCCTGCAGGGCCAGCCGTACTCACCGCCGTACGTCATCTCCGCCGTGGGCGACCAGGGCGACCTGCTCACGGCGGTCGCCGACGACGAGAACCTGCAGACCTACCGCCAGCAGGCCGAGGACCCCGAGATCGCCATCGGCTGGGAGCTGGAGCTCGAGGACGACCTCACCGCGCCGGCGTTCGACGGCCTGCTCGACCTGTCGTACGCCGTCCCGCTGGAGTGA
- the pknB gene encoding Stk1 family PASTA domain-containing Ser/Thr kinase, protein MSSPQPTTVGGRYELGELLGRGGMAEVRKGIDTRLGRVVAVKRLRTDLASDATFQARFRREAQSSASLNHPSIVAVYDTGEETATDGSGVAQPYIVMEYVAGRTLRDVLREGRKILPERALEITSGVLAALDYSHRAGIIHRDIKPGNVMLTPSGDVKVMDFGIARAISDAANTMTQTAAVVGTAQYLSPEQARGETVDSRSDVYSAGCLLYELLTGRPPFVGDSPVAVAYQHVREQALPPSDHDTSLPPEIDAIVMKALTKRLEDRYQSAAAMRSDIERYLAGRPVHATVPPPAPATTATTVVPAVTDPTATSAALPEAESSNGPRTGLLVFLSLLVIALIVGGVLLWPKLFPPPVEQDEVPDLGGKTERAARAAIGDAGLAVGSIAREASAEIPANRVIPGSQDPTAGLFVDPGTAVSFTISTGQPQVTIPVDLVGRNRTEVVQQLQALGLVADPKEEKSDEDRDAVTRTEPPPGTPVTTGSTVTVFFSDGRETLPDLVGRTREEAEQIIKDLGFVPRIFEEDDTTAPAGEVILQEPEPGKEYDDQTIVYLTVSTFVEPPPVPTPTAPTVPTDPATELPPTDPATELPGVEGERSTGPVTPAGRRTTGRAGRRTPAR, encoded by the coding sequence ATGAGCAGCCCACAGCCGACGACGGTCGGCGGACGCTACGAGCTCGGCGAGCTCCTGGGCCGAGGCGGCATGGCCGAGGTCCGCAAGGGCATCGACACCCGGCTGGGCCGGGTCGTCGCCGTGAAGCGGCTGCGCACCGACCTGGCCAGCGACGCCACCTTCCAGGCGCGGTTCCGCCGGGAGGCGCAGTCGTCCGCGTCGCTGAACCACCCCTCGATCGTCGCCGTGTACGACACCGGCGAGGAGACCGCCACCGACGGATCGGGCGTCGCCCAGCCCTACATCGTCATGGAGTACGTCGCCGGCCGCACGCTGCGCGACGTTCTGCGGGAGGGCCGCAAGATCCTGCCCGAGCGGGCCCTGGAGATCACCAGCGGCGTGCTGGCCGCCCTCGACTACAGCCACCGCGCCGGGATCATCCACCGCGACATCAAGCCCGGCAACGTGATGCTCACGCCGAGCGGCGACGTGAAGGTGATGGACTTCGGCATCGCGCGCGCGATCAGCGACGCGGCCAACACGATGACCCAGACGGCCGCCGTGGTGGGCACCGCCCAGTACCTCTCCCCCGAGCAGGCGCGCGGCGAGACCGTCGACTCCCGCTCGGACGTCTACTCCGCCGGCTGCCTGCTCTACGAGCTGCTGACCGGGCGGCCGCCGTTCGTGGGCGACAGCCCGGTCGCGGTCGCCTACCAGCACGTCCGCGAGCAGGCGCTCCCGCCGTCCGACCACGACACCTCGCTCCCGCCCGAGATCGACGCGATCGTGATGAAGGCGCTGACCAAGCGCCTGGAGGACCGCTACCAGTCGGCCGCCGCGATGCGCAGCGACATCGAGCGCTACCTCGCGGGCCGGCCGGTCCACGCGACCGTGCCCCCGCCCGCCCCGGCGACCACGGCCACCACCGTCGTCCCGGCGGTCACCGATCCGACCGCCACCAGCGCGGCGCTTCCCGAGGCGGAGAGCAGCAACGGCCCCCGCACCGGTCTGCTGGTCTTCCTGAGCCTGTTGGTGATCGCGCTGATCGTCGGCGGGGTGCTGCTGTGGCCCAAGCTCTTCCCGCCCCCGGTCGAGCAGGACGAGGTGCCCGACCTCGGCGGGAAGACCGAGCGCGCCGCCCGGGCCGCCATCGGCGACGCCGGGCTCGCGGTCGGCTCCATCGCCCGCGAGGCCAGCGCCGAGATCCCCGCCAACCGGGTCATCCCGGGCTCGCAGGACCCGACCGCCGGCCTCTTCGTCGACCCCGGCACCGCCGTCAGCTTCACCATCTCCACCGGCCAGCCCCAGGTCACGATCCCGGTCGACCTGGTCGGCCGGAACCGCACCGAGGTCGTGCAGCAGCTGCAGGCGCTCGGCCTGGTCGCCGACCCGAAGGAGGAGAAGTCCGACGAGGACCGGGACGCGGTGACCCGGACCGAGCCGCCGCCGGGCACCCCGGTGACGACCGGGTCGACGGTCACCGTCTTCTTCTCCGACGGTCGCGAGACGCTCCCCGACCTGGTCGGGCGCACCCGCGAGGAGGCCGAGCAGATCATCAAGGACCTCGGTTTCGTGCCCCGGATCTTCGAGGAGGACGACACCACGGCGCCCGCCGGCGAGGTGATCCTCCAGGAGCCCGAGCCCGGCAAGGAGTACGACGACCAGACGATCGTCTATCTCACCGTCTCGACCTTCGTCGAGCCCCCGCCGGTCCCGACGCCCACGGCCCCGACCGTGCCGACGGACCCGGCCACCGAGCTGCCGCCGACCGACCCGGCCACCGAGCTGCCGGGGGTCGAGGGCGAGCGGTCGACCGGTCCGGTCACTCCAGCGGGACGGCGTACGACAGGTCGAGCAGGCCGTCGAACGCCGGCGCGGTGA
- a CDS encoding serine/threonine-protein kinase, translating into MTTGTPETYADDARRYLLRSRIATGGMGEVWRASDTTLGREVAVKLLKTEYADDPAFRARFETEAQHAAALHHPNIASVYDFGEAEAADGSGVPRPFLVMELVDGQPLSALLRAGSGLDPVPTRELLAQAADALGVAHAAGIVHRDVKPANLLVTPSRQLKITDFGIARATEGLGITQTGQVMGTPQYLSPEQARGETATPASDVYALGVVAFECLAGHRPFDKESPVATALAHLHDPVPDLPPEVPADLAHVVLRALSKDPAERYADGAALAAALRDPATDAATQVVPPVTSPPTERTQVLGAPAPAPVPPPTTSTPAVEPESKDGRRNRWLIVLLLVLLGVVAVTAAVLATRGDDEPDSPPSDAEVVRVRESDFVGRPVGEVADELADLELRVSTTEVANPGDRIEGNVSSVDPSGNLAEGDSVEVSYWGPVPEEEPSPTPSETPSERPTPTPTPTPTKEPSKTPSPSPTKEPTPSETPEPSISEPAPSESTPAADQIPPTDREVAPR; encoded by the coding sequence GTGACGACCGGGACCCCCGAGACGTACGCCGACGACGCGCGGCGCTACCTGCTGCGCAGCCGGATCGCGACCGGCGGCATGGGCGAGGTGTGGCGCGCGTCCGACACCACGCTGGGCCGCGAGGTGGCGGTCAAGCTCCTCAAGACCGAGTACGCCGACGACCCGGCGTTCCGGGCCCGGTTCGAGACCGAGGCCCAGCACGCGGCGGCCCTGCACCACCCGAACATCGCGTCGGTCTACGACTTCGGCGAGGCCGAGGCGGCCGACGGCTCCGGCGTACCCCGCCCGTTCCTGGTCATGGAGCTCGTCGACGGCCAGCCGCTCTCGGCGCTGCTGCGCGCCGGCTCCGGCCTGGATCCCGTGCCGACCCGGGAGCTGCTCGCCCAGGCCGCCGACGCGCTCGGGGTCGCGCACGCCGCCGGCATCGTGCACCGCGACGTGAAGCCCGCCAACCTGCTGGTCACCCCGTCCCGCCAGCTGAAGATCACCGACTTCGGGATCGCCCGCGCCACCGAGGGCCTGGGCATCACCCAGACCGGTCAGGTGATGGGCACCCCGCAGTACCTCTCCCCCGAGCAGGCCCGCGGCGAGACCGCGACCCCGGCCTCGGACGTCTACGCGCTGGGCGTCGTGGCCTTCGAGTGCCTGGCGGGCCACCGGCCCTTCGACAAGGAGTCGCCGGTCGCGACGGCGCTCGCGCACCTGCACGACCCGGTGCCGGACCTGCCCCCCGAGGTGCCCGCCGACCTGGCGCACGTCGTACTGCGCGCGCTGTCGAAGGACCCCGCCGAGCGGTACGCCGACGGCGCGGCGCTCGCCGCCGCGCTGCGCGACCCGGCCACCGACGCCGCGACCCAGGTCGTGCCCCCGGTCACCTCGCCCCCGACGGAGCGCACCCAGGTGCTCGGGGCACCGGCCCCCGCGCCGGTGCCGCCGCCGACCACCTCGACGCCGGCGGTCGAGCCGGAGTCGAAGGACGGTCGCCGGAACCGCTGGCTGATCGTGCTGCTGCTGGTGCTGCTCGGCGTGGTCGCGGTGACCGCGGCGGTGCTGGCCACCCGCGGCGACGACGAGCCGGACAGCCCGCCCAGCGACGCGGAGGTCGTGCGGGTCCGGGAGAGCGACTTCGTCGGCCGCCCGGTCGGCGAGGTCGCCGACGAGCTCGCCGACCTGGAGCTGCGGGTGAGCACCACCGAGGTGGCCAACCCGGGCGACCGGATCGAGGGCAACGTCTCGTCCGTCGACCCGTCCGGCAACCTCGCCGAGGGCGACTCGGTGGAGGTGTCCTACTGGGGGCCGGTCCCCGAGGAGGAGCCGAGCCCGACCCCGTCCGAGACGCCGAGCGAGCGGCCGACACCGACTCCGACTCCGACTCCGACGAAGGAACCGAGCAAGACTCCGTCGCCGAGCCCGACCAAGGAGCCGACGCCGTCGGAGACCCCTGAGCCGAGCATCTCCGAGCCGGCGCCGAGCGAGAGCACCCCCGCCGCCGACCAGATCCCCCCGACCGACCGGGAGGTCGCACCCCGATGA
- a CDS encoding penicillin-binding protein 2, with product MNKPIRTISIFCLLLFVALMANATYLQYFRSEALNDRADNRRVFDAAYARERGSIIVGREAIAESVSVDDQYEFQRVYKKPFKYAPLTGFFAYAYGASQLERTQNDVLSGNDDRLFVTRLVDLLSNQGTKGGNIRLTIDPAAQDAASAELAKVPGDVRGSVVALEPKTGKILAMVTSPTFDPNELASHDKAAVDEAWKRLNADEGDPMLNRGTQKTLPPGSTFKLVTAAAAIEDGLAGAADDSVPGGTSFQLPQTSGDSGLIDNEGRPCGSDQIPFTQAMGNSCNTTFAQLAIQVGDEKMREQAEAFGFNQDYLEDLRPQAISTYPRDANEPQTGQAGIGQFEVRSTPLQMAMVAAGIANNGVVMRPYVVDEVQSADLDVVETTQPEEFSQAVEPSTAKVLTDLMTYTVNDGTASPAAIPGIQVAGKTGTAQSGQDDVPPYAWFVSFAPADDPEVAVAVMIESADIPRGEIGGGSIGGPIAKAVMEAVIK from the coding sequence GACGCCGCCTACGCCCGCGAGCGCGGCTCGATCATCGTCGGCCGCGAGGCGATCGCCGAGAGCGTCTCCGTCGACGACCAGTACGAGTTCCAGCGCGTCTACAAGAAGCCGTTCAAGTACGCCCCCCTCACCGGCTTCTTCGCCTACGCGTACGGCGCCAGCCAGCTCGAGCGCACCCAGAACGACGTGCTGTCCGGCAACGACGACCGGCTCTTCGTGACCCGGCTCGTCGACCTGCTCAGCAACCAGGGCACCAAGGGGGGCAACATCAGGCTGACCATCGACCCGGCCGCCCAGGACGCCGCGTCGGCGGAGCTGGCGAAGGTGCCCGGCGACGTCCGCGGCTCGGTCGTGGCCCTGGAGCCCAAGACCGGCAAGATCCTGGCCATGGTGACGTCGCCGACCTTCGACCCGAACGAGCTCGCCTCGCACGACAAGGCGGCGGTGGACGAGGCCTGGAAGCGGCTCAACGCCGACGAGGGAGACCCGATGCTCAACCGGGGCACCCAGAAGACCCTGCCGCCCGGGTCGACGTTCAAGCTGGTCACCGCGGCCGCCGCGATCGAGGACGGGCTGGCCGGGGCCGCCGACGACAGCGTGCCCGGCGGCACCTCCTTCCAGCTGCCCCAGACCAGCGGCGACTCGGGCCTGATCGACAACGAGGGCCGCCCCTGCGGCTCCGACCAGATCCCGTTCACCCAGGCCATGGGGAACTCGTGCAACACCACCTTCGCCCAGCTGGCGATCCAGGTCGGTGACGAGAAGATGCGTGAGCAGGCCGAGGCGTTCGGCTTCAACCAGGACTACCTCGAGGACCTGCGCCCGCAGGCCATCTCGACGTACCCCCGCGACGCCAACGAGCCGCAGACCGGCCAGGCCGGCATCGGCCAGTTCGAGGTCCGCTCCACCCCCCTGCAGATGGCGATGGTGGCGGCCGGGATCGCCAACAACGGCGTGGTCATGCGTCCCTACGTCGTCGACGAGGTGCAGTCGGCCGACCTCGACGTCGTGGAGACCACGCAGCCCGAGGAGTTCTCGCAGGCGGTCGAGCCGTCCACGGCGAAGGTGCTGACCGACCTGATGACCTACACCGTCAACGACGGCACCGCGAGCCCGGCGGCCATCCCCGGCATCCAGGTCGCGGGCAAGACCGGCACGGCACAGAGCGGCCAGGACGACGTCCCGCCGTATGCCTGGTTCGTGTCGTTCGCACCGGCCGACGACCCCGAGGTGGCAGTGGCGGTGATGATCGAGAGTGCCGACATCCCGCGCGGCGAGATCGGCGGCGGGTCGATCGGCGGACCGATCGCGAAGGCGGTCATGGAAGCGGTGATCAAGTGA